The following are encoded together in the Candidatus Methylomirabilis oxygeniifera genome:
- the rplB gene encoding 50S ribosomal subunit protein L2 (Evidence 2b : Function of strongly homologous gene; Product type s : structure) → MPIRAYKPTSPGRRFQTVLEYADVTKSTPEKALLRPARKSGGRNAAGRLTVRHRGGGHKRQYRLVDFKRNKPGVFAKVAAIEYDPNRSARIALLHYADGEKRYIVGPLGLQVGEQVMSGAQAEIKVGNALPLRAIPVGITLHNLELKPGKGAQLARSAGSGVQFLAKEGDLGLVKLPSGELRRLSLDCMAVVGQVGNLEYENVSLGKAGRSRWLGIRPAVRGVAMNPHDHPLGGGEGKTSGGRQPCSPWGKLERKTRKKGKPSDRFIVKRRK, encoded by the coding sequence ATGCCGATTCGAGCATACAAACCGACATCTCCGGGCAGGCGCTTCCAGACTGTTCTGGAGTATGCGGACGTCACTAAATCCACACCGGAGAAGGCGCTACTCCGGCCCGCCAGGAAGAGCGGCGGCCGGAATGCGGCCGGTAGGCTTACAGTACGGCATCGTGGAGGCGGGCACAAGCGACAGTACCGGCTCGTCGATTTTAAGCGGAATAAGCCGGGTGTCTTCGCCAAGGTGGCGGCGATCGAGTACGACCCGAACCGTTCAGCGCGAATTGCGCTCCTGCACTATGCGGACGGAGAGAAGCGGTACATTGTCGGTCCCCTGGGTCTTCAGGTTGGAGAACAGGTGATGTCCGGGGCACAGGCCGAGATTAAGGTCGGCAACGCGCTTCCGCTGCGTGCCATTCCCGTCGGCATCACGCTCCATAATCTTGAATTGAAGCCCGGTAAGGGAGCGCAACTGGCGAGAAGCGCCGGATCCGGTGTACAATTCCTGGCCAAAGAGGGCGACCTCGGCCTGGTGAAGCTGCCATCCGGTGAGTTGCGTCGCCTCAGCCTTGATTGTATGGCGGTTGTCGGTCAGGTCGGTAACCTCGAGTACGAGAACGTATCGTTGGGGAAGGCTGGGCGGTCGCGATGGCTTGGGATCAGGCCGGCCGTTCGCGGTGTGGCCATGAACCCTCACGATCACCCCTTAGGCGGCGGTGAGGGCAAAACGTCCGGCGGTCGCCAGCCCTGCAGTCCCTGGGGGAAACTCGAGCGGAAAACGAGAAAGAAGGGAAAGCCCTCGGATCGTTTCATTGTGAAACGCCGAAAGTAA
- the tufB gene encoding Elongation factor Tu (EF-Tu) (Evidence 2b : Function of strongly homologous gene; Product type f : factor), protein MAKAKFERTKEHMNIGTIGHIDHGKTTLTAAITKVLHAANAKVAFVPFDQIDKAPEEKERGITINIAHVEYETAKRHYAHVDCPGHADYIKNMITGAAQMDGAILVVAASEGPMPQTREHILLARQVNVPNLVVFLNKVDLVDDPELLELVELEVRELLTAYNFPGDDIPFVRGSALKALETGSGDRSNPASTPIFELMDAVDAYFPAPVRVLDKPFLMPIEDVFSISGRGTVVTGRVERGIIKVSDEVELVGIRDTQRTVVTGVEMFRKLLDQGQAGDNVGLLLRGTKREEVERGQVVAKPGSIPPHTRFKAEAYILTKEEGGRHTPFFNGYRPQFYFRTTDVTGVCTLPAGTEMVMPGDNVSLAVELIQPIAMEKELRFAIREGGRTVGAGVVSEVLE, encoded by the coding sequence ATGGCCAAGGCGAAGTTCGAGCGGACGAAAGAACATATGAACATCGGGACCATCGGGCACATCGACCACGGCAAGACCACCCTGACCGCGGCGATCACGAAGGTCCTCCATGCGGCGAATGCGAAGGTCGCCTTCGTTCCCTTCGACCAGATCGACAAGGCGCCGGAGGAGAAGGAGCGGGGGATCACTATCAACATCGCCCACGTCGAGTATGAGACGGCCAAGCGGCACTACGCCCATGTCGACTGCCCCGGCCACGCCGACTACATCAAGAACATGATCACCGGCGCGGCTCAGATGGACGGGGCGATCCTGGTCGTCGCCGCCTCTGAGGGCCCAATGCCCCAGACCCGCGAGCACATCCTCCTGGCCCGACAGGTCAACGTCCCCAACCTGGTCGTCTTTCTGAACAAGGTCGACCTGGTGGACGATCCCGAACTGCTCGAGCTGGTCGAACTGGAGGTCCGCGAGCTGCTCACCGCCTACAACTTCCCGGGCGACGACATCCCCTTTGTCCGCGGCAGCGCGCTCAAAGCGCTGGAGACCGGCAGCGGTGACCGCAGCAACCCGGCGTCCACACCGATCTTTGAGCTCATGGACGCTGTCGACGCCTACTTCCCCGCCCCCGTCCGCGTGCTGGATAAGCCGTTCCTCATGCCGATCGAGGACGTCTTCTCGATCTCCGGACGCGGGACCGTCGTCACCGGCCGCGTCGAGCGCGGCATCATCAAGGTCAGCGACGAGGTGGAGCTCGTCGGCATCCGAGATACCCAGCGGACCGTCGTCACCGGGGTCGAGATGTTCCGGAAGCTCCTCGATCAGGGCCAGGCCGGCGACAACGTCGGGCTGCTCCTGCGAGGGACCAAGCGCGAGGAAGTAGAGCGCGGCCAGGTGGTGGCCAAGCCCGGCTCCATCCCCCCCCATACGCGCTTTAAGGCCGAAGCCTACATCCTCACCAAGGAAGAGGGCGGTCGCCATACCCCCTTCTTCAACGGCTATCGGCCCCAGTTCTACTTCCGGACGACTGATGTGACGGGGGTCTGCACGCTCCCCGCCGGGACCGAGATGGTCATGCCGGGCGACAACGTGAGCCTCGCGGTCGAACTGATTCAGCCGATCGCCATGGAGAAGGAGTTGCGCTTCGCGATCCGCGAGGGCGGCCGCACTGTGGGGGCCGGCGTGGTGAGCGAGGTGTTGGAGTAG
- the fusA gene encoding Elongation factor G (EF-G) (Evidence 2b : Function of strongly homologous gene; Product type f : factor), whose translation MAETYSIETVRNIGIMAHIDAGKTTTTERILYYTGKTYKIGEVHEGSTEMDWMEQERERGITITSATTTCFWRNHRINIIDTPGHVDFTVEVERSLRVLDGAVAVFDAVAGVEPQSETVWRQANKYSVPRIAFVNKMDRMGANFDQCVRMMAERLGAVPLVVQLPIGKEDHFQGIVDLIRMKAVIWNEETLGASYQEEDISEEMRPLAQEARERLLETIAEVDDGFLVRYVDGLAVGPDEIKAAIRSAVLRLKLVPVLAGASFKNKGVQPLLDAVVDYLPSPVDLPPIEGLDTATGKPAVRIPKPKEPFAALVFKIMTDPYVGQLAFFRVYSGSLSSGSQVYNSTRSTRERVGRLLQMHANKREDIKEVSAGDIAAAVGLKGARTGDTLCDEVNQIILESIVFPEPVISVAIEPKTKEGQDRLAAGLAALANEDPTFRASTDEETGQTIISGMGELHLEIIVDRLLREFRVEANVGKPQVAYRETVTVLAEAEGRYVRQTGGRGQYGHVWIKLEPAVARSGFEFVNKIVGGVVPKEYISAVEKGIKEALHTGVVAGYPVIDVKVTLFDGSYHEVDSSEMSFKIAGSMAFKAAAVRGKPVLLEPIMQVDVSTPEDFLGDVIGNLNSRRGRVTGIESRQASQVVQADVPLSEMFGYATDLRSATQGRAAHSMQFSRYEPVPASIAEEIVARMGGRTGGR comes from the coding sequence ATGGCAGAGACATATTCAATAGAGACAGTCCGGAACATCGGGATCATGGCCCACATCGATGCGGGGAAGACCACCACTACGGAGCGGATCCTGTATTACACCGGCAAGACCTATAAGATCGGCGAGGTTCACGAGGGTTCCACCGAGATGGATTGGATGGAGCAGGAGCGCGAGCGGGGGATTACGATTACCTCTGCCACCACTACCTGTTTTTGGCGGAATCATCGAATCAACATTATCGATACGCCCGGACACGTCGATTTTACCGTTGAGGTTGAACGGTCGCTGCGGGTGCTGGATGGGGCTGTAGCGGTATTCGACGCCGTGGCTGGGGTTGAACCTCAGTCGGAGACGGTATGGCGGCAGGCGAATAAGTATAGCGTTCCCCGGATCGCCTTCGTGAATAAGATGGATCGCATGGGGGCCAATTTCGATCAGTGTGTTCGGATGATGGCCGAGCGCCTCGGGGCCGTTCCGCTGGTTGTGCAGCTCCCTATCGGTAAAGAGGATCACTTCCAGGGTATCGTCGACCTCATCCGAATGAAGGCGGTGATCTGGAACGAGGAGACATTGGGAGCAAGCTATCAGGAGGAGGACATTTCAGAGGAGATGCGCCCGCTCGCTCAGGAGGCTCGCGAGCGGCTGCTGGAGACCATCGCTGAAGTGGACGACGGCTTCCTTGTACGGTATGTGGACGGCTTGGCGGTTGGGCCTGACGAGATTAAGGCCGCCATCCGCAGTGCCGTACTCAGGCTTAAGTTGGTCCCGGTGCTGGCCGGCGCCTCGTTCAAGAACAAAGGGGTGCAGCCGCTGCTGGATGCAGTTGTCGACTATCTTCCCTCTCCGGTTGATCTGCCGCCGATTGAGGGTCTCGATACGGCGACAGGGAAACCCGCCGTACGAATCCCTAAGCCGAAGGAACCATTCGCGGCATTAGTATTCAAGATTATGACGGACCCGTATGTGGGGCAACTGGCCTTCTTCAGAGTCTACTCCGGCAGCCTGAGCTCCGGCAGCCAGGTGTACAACTCTACGCGCAGTACCCGTGAGCGGGTCGGACGACTGCTGCAAATGCATGCGAACAAACGCGAGGACATCAAGGAGGTCTCTGCCGGCGACATTGCGGCTGCTGTGGGACTCAAGGGCGCCAGGACAGGAGATACCCTGTGTGACGAGGTCAACCAGATTATTCTGGAGTCGATCGTGTTTCCAGAGCCCGTGATCTCTGTGGCCATTGAGCCGAAGACGAAAGAAGGCCAGGATCGGCTGGCGGCTGGGCTTGCTGCGTTAGCCAATGAAGATCCGACCTTTCGCGCCAGTACGGACGAAGAGACCGGTCAGACCATCATCTCGGGAATGGGCGAACTGCATCTTGAGATCATCGTCGACAGACTCCTGCGGGAGTTTCGGGTGGAGGCGAATGTCGGTAAGCCTCAGGTGGCCTACCGTGAAACCGTGACGGTTTTGGCCGAGGCTGAGGGCCGGTATGTGCGACAAACCGGCGGGCGCGGACAGTACGGGCACGTCTGGATCAAGTTGGAGCCTGCCGTTGCTCGATCGGGATTCGAGTTTGTGAACAAGATTGTGGGCGGTGTAGTGCCCAAAGAGTATATTTCAGCGGTAGAGAAGGGAATCAAGGAGGCGTTGCATACCGGGGTGGTGGCCGGTTACCCGGTCATCGATGTGAAGGTTACCCTCTTCGACGGATCGTATCATGAAGTGGACTCCTCCGAGATGTCGTTCAAGATCGCCGGGTCAATGGCGTTCAAAGCGGCAGCCGTCCGTGGAAAGCCGGTGCTGCTGGAACCGATCATGCAAGTCGATGTCTCAACACCCGAGGATTTTCTCGGCGACGTTATCGGAAATTTGAATTCGCGTCGCGGTCGGGTCACTGGGATCGAGTCCAGGCAGGCCTCCCAGGTTGTTCAAGCGGATGTGCCGCTATCCGAGATGTTCGGGTATGCTACCGACCTGCGCTCAGCCACTCAGGGACGGGCTGCCCATTCGATGCAGTTCTCGCGGTACGAGCCTGTTCCCGCCAGTATTGCAGAAGAGATTGTGGCCCGTATGGGCGGGCGGACCGGCGGACGGTAG
- the rplD gene encoding 50S ribosomal subunit protein L4 (Evidence 2b : Function of strongly homologous gene; Product type s : structure), translating to MSVIVQALDTNGVKTTDVTLDEMVFGAVGPSHLMHDVVRMQLANRRQGTASTRRRSEVRGGGKKPWKQKGTGRARSGTRRSPLWRGGGTVFGPQPRSYAYEIPRQVRASALRTALSEKVRAGQFVVVDGLSLAEPSTKAFKALLTRLGVQGRALFVTDQVHQDDAVSMSCRNLPDVTLVPTAGLNVYDILRHDTLIMTKGAVSAVEEAWKP from the coding sequence ATGTCGGTCATAGTTCAGGCGCTGGATACGAACGGCGTAAAAACAACAGATGTCACCCTCGATGAGATGGTATTCGGTGCTGTCGGTCCATCGCATCTCATGCACGACGTGGTCCGAATGCAACTGGCGAATCGTCGTCAGGGGACTGCCTCAACCCGCAGACGATCCGAGGTCCGAGGCGGCGGAAAAAAACCCTGGAAGCAAAAGGGAACCGGTCGAGCACGATCGGGAACGAGACGTTCACCACTATGGCGCGGCGGTGGGACGGTATTCGGTCCCCAACCTCGAAGTTATGCCTACGAGATACCGCGTCAGGTGCGAGCCTCGGCCCTTCGGACCGCGCTTTCTGAGAAGGTTCGGGCCGGACAGTTTGTGGTGGTGGACGGTCTTTCGCTGGCGGAGCCGAGCACCAAGGCGTTCAAGGCTCTGCTGACGCGATTGGGTGTGCAGGGACGCGCCTTGTTCGTGACGGACCAGGTCCACCAGGATGATGCGGTGAGTATGTCGTGTCGTAATCTACCAGATGTCACGCTTGTGCCGACGGCCGGGTTGAACGTGTACGATATCCTGCGGCACGACACCCTGATAATGACCAAGGGCGCAGTGAGTGCGGTCGAAGAGGCGTGGAAGCCATGA
- the rpsQ gene encoding 30S ribosomal subunit protein S17 (Evidence 2b : Function of strongly homologous gene; Product type s : structure), with the protein MTEPKKRGRRKSLVGVVVSNKMQKTVVVMVERLVRHEAYGKMVRCRTKMKAHDEDNRCGMGDKVAIEEARPLSKEKHWRVTEILQKATV; encoded by the coding sequence ATGACCGAACCGAAGAAAAGAGGACGTCGAAAATCCTTAGTGGGGGTCGTGGTGAGCAACAAGATGCAAAAGACTGTTGTCGTCATGGTTGAGCGCCTCGTGCGACATGAGGCATACGGTAAGATGGTTCGTTGTCGGACGAAGATGAAAGCCCACGATGAGGACAATCGATGCGGGATGGGCGATAAGGTAGCCATCGAAGAGGCTCGACCTCTGAGTAAAGAGAAACATTGGCGGGTCACGGAAATCCTGCAGAAGGCGACTGTTTAA
- the rpsJ gene encoding 30S ribosomal subunit protein S10 (Evidence 2b : Function of strongly homologous gene; Product type s : structure) has product MENQRIRIRLKAYDHRILDQSAKEIVNTAQRTGARVSGPIPLPTKISRFTVLRSPHIDKKSREQFEMRTHLRLMDILDAQPQTVDALMRLDLPAGVDVEIKL; this is encoded by the coding sequence ATGGAAAATCAGCGAATACGAATTAGGCTAAAGGCCTACGACCACCGAATCCTCGACCAGTCGGCTAAGGAGATCGTCAACACGGCCCAGCGAACAGGCGCGAGGGTATCAGGGCCCATCCCGTTGCCGACCAAGATCAGTCGATTTACCGTGCTGCGCTCGCCGCACATCGATAAGAAGTCGCGCGAACAGTTCGAGATGCGGACTCATCTTCGGTTGATGGACATCCTAGACGCGCAGCCTCAGACGGTAGATGCGCTGATGCGACTCGATCTCCCGGCCGGCGTCGACGTCGAGATCAAGCTCTAA
- the rpsL gene encoding 30S ribosomal subunit protein S12 (Evidence 2b : Function of strongly homologous gene; Product type s : structure) codes for MPTIHQLVRKGRAAAVKKAKTPALQRCPQRRGVCIRVYTTTPKKPNSALRKVTRVRLSNGIEVTTYIPGIGHNLQEHSIVLIRGGRVKDLPGVRYHVIRGALDTAGVQDRKQARSLYGAKRPKTG; via the coding sequence GTGCCCACCATCCACCAGTTAGTTCGTAAGGGTCGAGCAGCAGCCGTGAAGAAGGCCAAGACGCCGGCGTTGCAGCGGTGTCCGCAGCGGCGTGGGGTCTGTATTCGCGTCTACACGACCACGCCAAAGAAGCCGAACTCGGCCCTTCGGAAGGTGACCAGGGTGCGTCTCAGCAACGGGATCGAGGTGACCACGTATATTCCCGGGATCGGCCACAATTTGCAGGAGCATTCGATTGTCCTGATCAGGGGAGGGCGCGTGAAGGATCTGCCTGGTGTCCGCTATCATGTGATTCGCGGCGCGCTCGATACGGCAGGGGTCCAGGATCGCAAACAGGCTCGATCCCTTTATGGAGCGAAGAGACCAAAGACCGGCTAA
- the rpsS gene encoding 30S ribosomal subunit protein S19 (Evidence 2b : Function of strongly homologous gene; Product type s : structure), with protein MPRSLKKGAYVEPKLLKKIESMNEGREKKIVKSWSRRSIILPEFVGHTLAIHNGKKFIPIYISENMVGHKLGEFSPTRTFRGHGAHTTRSSALK; from the coding sequence GTGCCGCGTTCACTAAAAAAGGGTGCGTACGTAGAACCGAAGCTCCTCAAGAAGATTGAGTCGATGAATGAGGGTAGGGAGAAGAAAATCGTCAAGTCCTGGTCGAGGCGGTCGATTATCCTTCCTGAGTTTGTCGGACATACGCTGGCGATCCATAACGGGAAGAAGTTCATCCCCATTTACATTAGTGAGAACATGGTCGGGCATAAACTTGGGGAATTCTCTCCAACCAGGACCTTCCGTGGGCATGGGGCGCACACCACGCGCTCCAGTGCACTCAAATAA
- the rpmC gene encoding 50S ribosomal protein L29: MDAKAFRQLGAAELEQKLHDTRDELFKLKLRASVAQLENPARIRKLRRQIAVGETVRRESLRKQTASEVEPAP, from the coding sequence ATGGATGCGAAAGCGTTTCGTCAACTGGGCGCGGCGGAGTTGGAGCAAAAACTCCACGACACAAGAGATGAGCTTTTTAAGCTGAAGCTGAGGGCCTCGGTCGCGCAACTTGAAAACCCCGCGCGTATCCGGAAACTTCGTCGACAGATTGCCGTCGGAGAGACGGTGCGGAGAGAGTCCTTGCGTAAACAGACAGCATCAGAGGTGGAGCCTGCGCCATGA
- the rpsG gene encoding 30S ribosomal subunit protein S7 (Evidence 2b : Function of strongly homologous gene; Product type s : structure), with amino-acid sequence MPRRKVADKHEIVADPVYNNRMVAKFINTMMVKGKKSVAESIVYGSMKIIEDRAKTDPLRMFKQAVDNVKPILEVKSRRVGGATYQVPVEVRADRRTSLAFRWIIGFSRKRTEKTMAERLAAELTEAAANRGSSVKKKEDTHKMAEANKAFAHYRW; translated from the coding sequence ATGCCAAGACGAAAAGTAGCTGACAAGCACGAGATTGTTGCTGATCCCGTCTATAACAACCGGATGGTTGCGAAGTTTATCAACACCATGATGGTCAAGGGCAAAAAGAGCGTGGCCGAATCGATTGTCTACGGGTCGATGAAGATTATTGAAGATCGGGCCAAAACCGATCCGTTGCGGATGTTTAAACAGGCTGTAGACAACGTCAAGCCGATCCTTGAAGTCAAATCGCGCCGCGTGGGCGGCGCAACCTATCAGGTGCCGGTTGAGGTCCGAGCGGATCGTCGGACGTCGCTGGCGTTCCGTTGGATCATCGGATTTTCAAGGAAACGCACAGAGAAGACGATGGCCGAGCGGTTAGCTGCTGAGTTGACGGAGGCGGCGGCCAACCGAGGCAGCTCGGTCAAGAAGAAGGAAGATACGCATAAGATGGCTGAAGCGAATAAGGCGTTCGCCCATTATCGCTGGTAA
- the rpsC gene encoding 30S ribosomal subunit protein S3 (Evidence 2b : Function of strongly homologous gene; Product type s : structure) gives MGQKVHPVGFRLGFIKPWRSRWFAMKGYADALHEDLKFRRFIKERVYHAGVSGIDIERKADQIRVVIHTARPGIIIGKKGSEVDKLKAALSGMTKKPIQLDIVEVRRAELDAQLIAEQIASQLMRRVAFRRAMKKTVQSSMRLGAQGVQIACAGRLAGAEIARREWYREGRMPLNTLRANIDYGFTQAKTTYGLIGVKCWVYHGEAMPDTLAAKQEREIPQAAPRRPRGPSPAQG, from the coding sequence ATGGGACAGAAGGTACACCCTGTAGGATTTCGGCTGGGATTCATCAAGCCGTGGAGGTCGAGATGGTTTGCCATGAAGGGTTATGCGGATGCCCTGCATGAAGACCTCAAGTTCCGGCGTTTTATCAAGGAACGGGTTTACCACGCCGGTGTATCCGGGATCGATATCGAGCGAAAGGCCGATCAGATTCGCGTCGTGATCCACACCGCCAGACCCGGCATTATTATCGGAAAGAAGGGCTCCGAGGTCGACAAGCTGAAAGCCGCCCTCTCCGGTATGACAAAGAAACCGATTCAGTTGGACATCGTCGAAGTTCGAAGAGCGGAACTTGATGCCCAATTGATCGCTGAACAGATCGCCTCCCAATTGATGCGCCGAGTCGCGTTCAGACGGGCTATGAAAAAGACCGTACAGTCCTCGATGCGGCTGGGGGCGCAGGGGGTTCAGATCGCATGCGCCGGCCGGCTGGCCGGGGCGGAGATTGCGCGTAGAGAATGGTATCGTGAGGGACGGATGCCGTTGAACACGCTGCGGGCGAACATCGACTACGGGTTTACCCAGGCGAAGACCACATATGGGCTGATCGGGGTCAAGTGCTGGGTTTACCATGGTGAGGCGATGCCGGACACGCTGGCGGCTAAACAGGAACGGGAGATACCCCAAGCGGCCCCGCGAAGGCCCAGGGGGCCCAGCCCGGCACAGGGTTAG
- the rplV gene encoding 50S ribosomal subunit protein L22 (Evidence 2b : Function of strongly homologous gene; Product type s : structure), protein MECRAVGRFIGIPPRKARLVVDLIRGRGINQALDTVRYTKKYAARAIEKILKSALANAQHNHGAKNIDRLFVKEAFVDQGPTIKRFRPRAMGRANPIKKRSSHITIVLIEKEAAL, encoded by the coding sequence ATGGAATGTCGTGCTGTCGGCCGCTTTATAGGAATTCCACCGCGCAAGGCGAGACTCGTCGTTGACTTGATTCGCGGTCGCGGCATCAATCAGGCTCTTGATACCGTGCGGTATACGAAGAAGTATGCGGCCAGGGCCATCGAGAAGATTCTCAAATCGGCGCTGGCCAATGCGCAGCATAATCATGGAGCGAAGAATATCGATCGGTTGTTCGTCAAAGAGGCCTTTGTTGATCAGGGCCCGACCATTAAGCGATTTCGGCCTCGTGCCATGGGACGGGCGAATCCGATTAAGAAACGCAGTAGCCACATCACTATTGTGCTGATCGAAAAAGAAGCCGCGTTGTGA
- the rplW gene encoding 50S ribosomal subunit protein L23 (Evidence 2b : Function of strongly homologous gene; Product type s : structure), translating into MREAYQIIRRPLITEKGTDLKDQTNQYLFEVAGNANKIEIKRAVESLFGVKVRQVRTLSVKGKTKRLGRFIGRTSDWKKAIATLKEGETIEFFEGA; encoded by the coding sequence ATGAGAGAGGCATATCAGATCATCCGTCGTCCTCTTATCACCGAGAAGGGAACGGATTTGAAGGACCAGACCAATCAGTACCTTTTCGAGGTAGCCGGTAACGCCAATAAGATCGAGATCAAGCGTGCGGTAGAATCGCTGTTCGGAGTAAAGGTACGTCAGGTGCGAACACTCTCCGTGAAGGGCAAAACCAAGCGGCTGGGTCGTTTTATCGGTCGCACATCCGACTGGAAGAAGGCCATAGCAACCCTGAAAGAAGGGGAAACCATCGAGTTCTTCGAGGGAGCATAG
- the rplC gene encoding 50S ribosomal subunit protein L3 (Evidence 2b : Function of strongly homologous gene; Product type s : structure), whose product MGIGLLGKKVGMTQLFGESGNAVPVTIIEAGPCPIVQLRTSSTDGYEAVQIGYRAERKTRRIAKPLKGHFDKAKVTPQKYLREFRLKTQDSSKYTVGEILTVGLFEAGEKVQVTGITKGKGFQGGVKRWGYLGGPETHGSMFHRAPGSIGASSFPSRVFKGHHMPGRMGTDRATVKGLQVVKILPEQNLVLVKGAVPGPAGSVVTISKRG is encoded by the coding sequence ATGGGTATCGGGTTACTTGGAAAAAAGGTTGGGATGACGCAACTGTTTGGCGAGAGCGGGAACGCCGTCCCGGTGACGATCATCGAGGCAGGCCCGTGTCCGATCGTGCAACTGAGGACCAGCAGCACGGATGGGTACGAGGCCGTGCAGATCGGTTACCGGGCGGAGCGAAAGACCAGGAGAATCGCCAAGCCGCTCAAGGGTCACTTCGATAAGGCCAAGGTGACGCCTCAGAAGTATCTGAGAGAGTTCCGGTTGAAGACTCAGGACAGTTCAAAGTATACGGTTGGTGAGATTCTCACCGTCGGTCTCTTTGAGGCGGGAGAGAAGGTCCAGGTCACCGGTATCACAAAGGGGAAGGGATTTCAGGGCGGCGTCAAGCGATGGGGCTATCTGGGTGGCCCAGAGACACACGGCTCGATGTTCCACCGTGCTCCTGGGTCAATCGGGGCTTCGTCCTTTCCGTCCCGAGTCTTCAAGGGGCACCATATGCCGGGACGGATGGGTACTGACAGAGCCACTGTGAAGGGGCTCCAAGTCGTGAAGATTCTTCCGGAGCAGAATCTGGTGTTGGTCAAAGGCGCTGTGCCGGGACCGGCCGGCAGCGTCGTCACGATTTCGAAACGAGGCTAA
- the rplP gene encoding 50S ribosomal subunit protein L16 (Evidence 2b : Function of strongly homologous gene; Product type s : structure) translates to MLAPKRVKFRKQHRGRRSGIAVAGSALAFGEYGLKALEAAWITNRQIEAARRAMTRHIKRGGKVWIRIFPDKPITKKPAETRMGKGKGAPEGWVAVVKPGRVLCEMEGVTEAIAKEAMRLAAHKLPISTRFVSRTMAMS, encoded by the coding sequence ATGCTGGCACCAAAGCGAGTAAAATTTCGGAAGCAACACCGGGGTAGACGGTCGGGAATCGCAGTTGCCGGATCGGCGTTGGCCTTTGGGGAATACGGTCTGAAGGCGCTGGAAGCGGCTTGGATTACCAATCGGCAGATCGAGGCAGCCCGTCGCGCCATGACGCGCCATATTAAGAGAGGCGGCAAGGTGTGGATCCGGATCTTCCCCGATAAGCCGATTACGAAGAAGCCCGCCGAGACCCGGATGGGTAAAGGGAAGGGCGCGCCGGAAGGTTGGGTGGCGGTAGTGAAGCCCGGACGGGTGCTGTGTGAGATGGAGGGGGTGACGGAGGCGATCGCGAAAGAGGCTATGCGTCTTGCCGCCCATAAACTGCCGATCTCCACGCGATTTGTATCACGTACAATGGCGATGAGCTGA